From the genome of Chromatiales bacterium, one region includes:
- a CDS encoding EAL domain-containing protein encodes MTHDCQCHSGRRRLRIRFAEAGAVPAVVHTAAAKLGWETVADGRSFDLEIGGGARFSSPAELAVYLREIAAEAFDGMDAQWFDGEGQPAEPLSKNLAGFDTNPLYALLEERRLATWFQPVFDHDLRVWGYECLVRAHDADGELITPDRLIGWARDENLLFYFDRICRETHVANAAVAQAPADARFLINFLPTTIYEPTVCLRTTLKAVEQAGLAKERVIFEVVESEKIEDAAHLRRILDHYRESGFGVALDDLGTGHSGLFLLAELEPDLIKLDRELVARVADSRIHRSICRSIIDLGREEGKLVLAEGIETAEQHAMLLELGADLFQGFYLGRPAAEPALSALID; translated from the coding sequence ATGACCCATGATTGCCAATGCCACTCGGGCAGACGGCGGCTGCGTATCCGCTTTGCGGAGGCGGGGGCCGTGCCCGCGGTGGTGCATACGGCGGCAGCCAAGCTCGGGTGGGAGACGGTGGCCGACGGGCGTTCCTTTGATCTGGAGATCGGGGGAGGGGCGCGCTTTTCCAGCCCGGCGGAGCTGGCGGTCTATCTGCGCGAGATCGCCGCCGAGGCCTTCGATGGGATGGATGCCCAGTGGTTCGACGGTGAGGGGCAGCCGGCAGAACCCCTGTCGAAGAACCTGGCCGGCTTCGATACCAACCCGCTCTATGCCCTGCTGGAGGAGCGGCGGCTGGCCACCTGGTTTCAGCCGGTCTTCGACCACGACCTCCGGGTATGGGGTTACGAATGCCTGGTGCGCGCCCACGACGCGGACGGCGAACTGATCACGCCGGATCGTCTCATCGGCTGGGCGCGGGACGAGAACCTGCTGTTCTACTTCGACCGGATCTGTCGCGAGACCCATGTCGCCAATGCGGCGGTCGCCCAGGCGCCGGCTGATGCCCGCTTTCTCATCAATTTCCTGCCGACCACCATTTACGAGCCCACCGTCTGTCTGCGCACCACGTTGAAGGCCGTGGAGCAGGCGGGACTTGCCAAGGAGCGGGTGATCTTCGAGGTGGTGGAAAGCGAGAAGATCGAGGATGCCGCACACCTGCGCCGCATCCTCGACCATTATCGCGAGAGCGGATTCGGTGTCGCCCTGGACGACCTGGGCACCGGGCATTCCGGCCTGTTCCTGCTGGCCGAGCTCGAGCCGGACCTCATCAAGCTCGACCGCGAACTGGTCGCACGCGTGGCGGACTCGCGCATCCACCGCTCCATCTGCCGCAGCATCATCGATCTCGGCCGGGAGGAGGGGAAGCTGGTGCTGGCCGAAGGGATCGAGACAGCCGAGCAACACGCGATGCTGCTCGAACTGGGGGCCGACCTGTTCCAGGGGTTCTACCTCGGCCGCCCGGCTGCCGAGCCGGCGCTCTCCGCATTGATCGACTGA
- a CDS encoding EAL domain-containing protein, which translates to MIPSPILLHRLGIAGRCALYYGLFGTGWILLSDWVVSLAPLSIEQMRHVQSTKGLVFVLLSILFVYLMVRHESRHTDEARQALGDERRRLAAIIDGTRAGTWEWNVLTGQTIFNERWAGILGYTLEELEPTDIETWRRLTHPDDLPRAEQLLQRHFSGELDHYDIEFRMRHRQGHWVWIHDRGQVITRDADGRPEWVMGTHTDVTRRKQSEERLGIAAVAFESQEGIMITDRDGRIEQVNRAFTRITGYAPEEVVGQTPRILQSGRHDPAFYADMWRAIHERGYWEGEIWNRRKSGSVYPEWLSISEVCNDAGETTHYVAAFSDITDRKDAERRIHQLAFYDPLTHLANRRLLHDRLAHALATSNRSGDRGAVLMIDLDRFKTLNDTRGHDAGDTLLVQIAQRLRMLVREVDTIARLGGDEFVILLEALDSNATTATRQAEDIAEKIRHHLSEPYDLGVIRAYRITPSIGITLFQGQGTPLEDLLKQADMALYAAKSAGRNTAVFFNPRMQRVVEQRASLEATLANALENDELELHYQPQIDRSGNLIGAEALLRWLPADEAPVSPATFIPLAEETGLIVPIGDWVLEHACLTTIDWNRHQPQPPRSIAVNVSARQFHQNDYIQRVTRILEETGVDPRLIKLELTETVVLGDPKEIAGKIHQLRELGLRFSMDDFGTGYSSLSYLKRLPLDQVKIDTSFVRDVLLNPSDAAIIHAIIAMGHSLNLEIIAEGVETKEQHHFLETAGCDAYQGYLFARPMPRPQLFEYTPGTLA; encoded by the coding sequence ATGATACCCAGCCCGATCCTGCTACATCGCCTCGGCATCGCCGGACGCTGCGCCCTGTATTACGGCCTGTTCGGCACGGGCTGGATCCTGCTGTCCGATTGGGTCGTGAGCCTGGCGCCTCTGAGTATCGAACAGATGCGTCATGTGCAGAGCACCAAGGGCCTCGTCTTCGTCCTGCTCTCCATCCTGTTCGTGTACCTCATGGTCCGCCACGAGTCCCGCCACACCGACGAGGCGCGCCAGGCACTCGGCGATGAGCGACGGCGCCTGGCGGCCATCATCGATGGCACCCGTGCCGGGACCTGGGAATGGAACGTCCTCACCGGCCAGACCATCTTCAACGAGCGCTGGGCCGGCATCCTTGGCTACACGCTGGAGGAACTCGAACCCACGGACATCGAGACCTGGCGCCGCCTCACGCATCCGGACGACCTCCCCCGTGCCGAGCAACTGCTCCAGCGCCACTTCTCCGGCGAGCTGGATCATTACGACATCGAGTTCCGCATGCGCCATCGGCAGGGACACTGGGTCTGGATACACGATCGCGGCCAGGTGATCACCCGCGACGCCGACGGCCGTCCCGAATGGGTGATGGGCACGCACACGGACGTCACCCGTCGCAAGCAGAGCGAGGAGCGCCTGGGCATTGCTGCCGTGGCCTTCGAGTCGCAGGAAGGCATCATGATCACCGACCGCGATGGCCGCATCGAGCAGGTCAACCGCGCCTTCACCCGCATCACCGGCTATGCCCCGGAAGAGGTTGTCGGCCAGACCCCGCGCATCCTGCAGTCGGGGCGTCACGACCCGGCCTTTTATGCCGACATGTGGCGGGCCATCCACGAGCGCGGCTACTGGGAAGGCGAGATCTGGAACCGGCGCAAGTCCGGCAGCGTCTACCCCGAATGGCTCTCCATCAGCGAGGTCTGCAACGATGCCGGCGAGACCACGCATTACGTGGCGGCCTTCTCCGACATCACCGACCGCAAGGACGCCGAGCGCCGCATCCACCAGCTGGCCTTCTACGATCCGCTCACGCACCTGGCCAACCGCCGCCTGCTGCACGACCGGCTGGCTCATGCCCTGGCCACCAGCAACCGTTCCGGCGATCGCGGCGCGGTGCTGATGATCGATCTCGACCGTTTCAAGACGCTCAACGACACGCGCGGACACGACGCCGGCGACACCCTGCTGGTGCAGATCGCGCAGCGCCTGCGCATGCTGGTGCGCGAGGTCGACACCATCGCCCGCCTCGGCGGCGACGAGTTCGTCATCCTGCTCGAGGCCCTGGACAGCAACGCGACAACCGCGACCCGGCAGGCGGAAGACATTGCGGAAAAGATCCGTCATCACCTGAGCGAGCCCTATGACCTCGGCGTGATACGCGCCTACCGCATCACCCCGAGCATTGGCATCACCCTGTTCCAGGGACAGGGTACGCCGCTGGAAGACCTGCTCAAACAGGCCGACATGGCCCTCTATGCCGCCAAGTCGGCGGGACGCAACACCGCCGTCTTCTTCAACCCGCGCATGCAGCGCGTGGTCGAGCAACGCGCCTCGCTCGAGGCGACCCTGGCCAATGCCCTGGAAAACGACGAACTCGAACTGCACTACCAGCCACAGATCGACCGCTCCGGGAATCTCATCGGTGCCGAGGCCTTGTTGCGCTGGCTGCCTGCCGACGAGGCGCCGGTCTCGCCCGCCACCTTCATCCCGCTGGCCGAGGAGACCGGCCTCATCGTCCCGATCGGTGACTGGGTCCTTGAGCACGCCTGCCTCACCACCATCGACTGGAACCGGCATCAGCCGCAACCGCCGCGCAGCATCGCCGTCAATGTCAGCGCCCGTCAGTTCCACCAGAACGATTACATCCAGCGCGTGACACGCATCCTGGAAGAGACCGGTGTCGACCCGCGGCTGATCAAGCTGGAACTCACGGAGACCGTGGTGCTGGGTGACCCGAAGGAGATCGCGGGGAAGATTCACCAGCTGCGCGAACTGGGGCTGCGCTTCTCCATGGACGACTTCGGCACCGGCTACTCCTCGCTCTCCTACCTCAAGCGCCTGCCGCTGGACCAGGTCAAGATCGACACCTCCTTCGTCCGCGATGTGCTGCTCAACCCCAGCGATGCCGCCATCATCCACGCCATCATCGCCATGGGGCACTCCCTCAATCTCGAGATCATCGCCGAGGGAGTGGAGACGAAGGAGCAGCATCACTTCCTCGAGACCGCCGGCTGCGATGCCTACCAGGGCTACCTGTTCGCCCGCCCCATGCCGCGCCCGCAACTCTTCGAGTACACGCCCGGCACCCTGGCCTGA
- a CDS encoding porin family protein produces MKKTLMALGMMAALTAGGPALAADGSYASASPYFGAQLGIADVDGFDEGLMVAGTLGLPADQLVPNLAFEAELGMSLVDPERDVVGGTVEISYWYLAGFGVYNVPLNGDFKLRGKLGMGYLDAEADGPGGSASDSDLELMYGVGLSIPLRSDLRGLVEYTHVESDLGQLSAGVQFNF; encoded by the coding sequence ATGAAAAAGACGCTGATGGCACTGGGCATGATGGCGGCCCTGACTGCCGGCGGACCCGCGCTGGCCGCCGATGGCAGCTACGCATCCGCCAGTCCCTATTTCGGCGCCCAGCTGGGCATTGCCGACGTGGACGGTTTCGACGAGGGGCTGATGGTTGCCGGCACGCTGGGTCTGCCGGCGGATCAGCTGGTTCCCAACCTGGCCTTCGAGGCCGAGCTCGGCATGAGCCTGGTCGACCCCGAGCGCGATGTGGTGGGCGGCACGGTCGAGATCTCCTACTGGTACCTGGCCGGCTTTGGCGTGTACAACGTGCCGCTCAACGGCGACTTCAAGCTGCGCGGCAAGCTCGGCATGGGTTACCTGGATGCCGAGGCCGATGGCCCGGGTGGTTCCGCCTCCGACAGCGACCTGGAGCTGATGTACGGTGTCGGTCTCAGCATCCCGCTGCGTAGCGATCTGCGAGGGCTGGTCGAATACACCCACGTGGAGTCGGATCTCGGACAGCTCTCGGCCGGGGTGCAGTTCAACTTCTGA